A region from the Chrysoperla carnea chromosome 4, inChrCarn1.1, whole genome shotgun sequence genome encodes:
- the LOC123298781 gene encoding uncharacterized protein LOC123298781 yields MNDSEQLNIISTNLCQLNSTLLRKAIVTSLGYINFGDILRMFGRVMVQLGHPDVFTNIGNMVDSLGRMQEFQQFLPTNFTSLAKLLPEILPLFQSINSSFIDFNLIQQVIEIIDPAMDGVTPQWSTIKRLSMHVSTLLKLIQDKMLKRQPIKNSTDNIADLYQNLRMDILMLQLGAKQQANITENDLRMQLDAEPKMTTKEILGLSWKIANNTGSILDDIVIENNTEPLMLVAKVLDEVKLILPFFNLFKEKTVIFNNILSLVNDLLIISTEGKDIVYRLSEKHSDALNVIVRLGPNAFNNLSKSLQDPDKVNVLLSNLNSTYDLFCSDENIMELFGVTEYTQIENIKFDVCSSTWLKFVEDIISELGFLEIDELLKNLNRKSSDMTIDYYNDWSSDSFYRLYLNGKKIFDYIAQSINDDVTTHQLDWTKLNRNFSSEEWQPLISDKEQDFVLQTIRLKLIQNGIENLNVSQENVNLGLVIIENLLDDLQQKLKILFVKNDTEVYDILEPMILENINASGVAEKQNYLWKRLLIQEKNLYTVVRYLFQHKIKMFNFVNYEHFQDSFQQYWSSNIDLQTGFELCIQTITKLLEFIDIKFDSVNPNIVWARLKSFILSLNEILAYFDDILNKAIENEKVDMSDIFHENLPKTQAVFTSLIVNLPVIINDFGKSLIDFDPNTEEIDIFMQQIPGWPCSKISLADLFKLENQSATVIREFEVSVCDNTILNEIKNSKIFSKILKMWKIFDHHNVLTDWRKVSELFHDIIMKTEEIKNGPKVKLFTDIPEFDENKIVTVWNSTSIKYHNLHPDMEFYRKNLQILDAMFNKAPKPTIPLSEIENNYVTCTDAIEEGNPTDENCDETLYNDIKNNLPMNLLRFFPTVIVQVNNYLSTYLEELSTNNATILQVMGFTRTSGPQLFYEYLTDYILIFVHSFQQPAYQNIFKRSQSISCKKIFKYLTIPEGNPLTMNDIYRLGNYSCLNFLHVEVMEENLILLAGQVPQILYYETYDTYNRTYEDVADSVIKINDLAKNLQENNMVQQTLFVPEWTEKLKNAGYYILNDVSYSTDSSVMNILNYYYQNTTWFEYLITVVDSMQKLSNSIQSEIENENSTSLEVTSTIAADRNQINSFRVLGYNLQTFIIEQFILRDDCNVTNNQKQNKIFLNESKLICSFDLSGIRKDLGYYYGNETKLYLNDFIIETAFQDIIRTIIHLVKDGENSKLYLSSLALWQKVLYKLIPDMDKIQTEKFASYLYDTYKTHNISDKLLKSIDDNHQLYVSTLNGFKGDMHFEEPNINTKSAVELKKSDFEKHVVQLQESLLFILKNPKLLSFFNTSITTDNFGNETQAVDKGIEIFHSVTQQINYLLDLSVYIHKDDEECKWCRIATTITKEATYQISHFRRYVMLVCQLKDIQFNDLYNMLLNEFKWKDIPKKLADQKTQYNFVDFTTAIRDFFATTSVQITLAQSTGLFDQLTECAKDLGNTASVKNMKIYFKLFMDVLKFMGSSSEHINELMSLEKKITPMFTYLQDKIQVVQPMNVIVIDTYPKRIKENGYSDADITKILNTNVYVNRLLDVNETQNTGEYEKLLKADTIIPYKIGNHSDYRQVMIEEINWKLIDQQLSKWQHDRIWNFEWLSDILDKFDEIFEND; encoded by the exons atgAACGATAGcgaacaattaaatattatttcaacaaatttatgtCAATTAAATTCAACACTTTTACGTAAAGCAATTGTTACCAGTTTGGGTTACATTAATTTTGGTGATATTTTACGAATG tttggtCGTGTTATGGTTCAACTTGGACATCCAGATGTATTCACTAATATTGGTAATATGGTTGATTCTCTTGGACGTATGCaagaatttcaacaatttttaccCACAAATTTTACATCATTAGCAAAATTGTTACCAGAAATATTACCTTTATTTCAAAGCATCAATTCATCATTTATCGATTTCAATTT aATTCAACAAGTGATTGAAATCATTGACCCAGCAATGGATGGTGTTACACCACAATGGTCCACAATTAAACGTCTATCAATGCATGTctcaacattattaaaattaatacaagaTAAGATGTTAAAACGACaaccaattaaaaattcaacAGATAATATTGctgatttatatcaaaatttacgtATGGATATATTAATGTTACAATTAGGTGCAAAACAACAAGCAAACATTACCGAAAATGATCTTCGTATGCAGTTAGATGCCGAGCCAAAAATGACAACTAAAGAAATATTAGGTTTAAGTTGGAAAATTGCAAATAATACGGGTTCAATATTGGATGATattgttattgaaaataatactgAACCACTTATGTT AGTTGCCAAAGTTTTAGATGAAGTCAAATTAATAttgccattttttaatttatttaaagaaaaaactgtgatatttaacaatattttaagtttggttaatgatttattaattatttcaacag aggGTAAAGATATTGTTTATCGTTTATCTGAAAAACACAGTGATGCCTTAAATGTGATAGTTCGTTTGGGACCAAAcgcttttaataatttatctaaatcGTTACAAGATCCTGATAAAGTTAAT GTACTCTTATCAAATCTAAATTCCACGTACGATTTATTTTGTTCGGATGAAAATATAATGGAATTATTTGGAGTTACCGAATAtacacaaattgaaaatatcaaattcgaTGTATGTTCTAGTACATGGTTAAAATTTGTTGAAGATATTATATCGGAATtaggatttttagaaattgatgaattattaaaaaatttaaatcgtaaAAGCAGTGATATGACAATCGATTATTATAATGATTGGTCGAGTGATAGTTTTTATcgtttatatttaaatggaaagaaaatttttgattatattgcACAAAGTATTAATGATGACGTAACAACACATCAATTGGATTGGACAAAATTGAATAGGAATTTTTCATCTGAAGAATGGCAGCCACTTATTTCAGATAAAGAACAAGATTTCGTATT acaaacaattcgactaaaattaatacaaaatgggattgaaaatttaaacgTTTCCCAAGAGAATGTTAATTTGGGCTTAGTCATAATTGAAAATCTTCTGGACGatctacaacaaaaattaaaaattttatttgttaagaaCGATACCGAAGTTTACGATATTTTGGAGCCAATGATTTTGGAGAATATAAATGCAAGTGGTGTagctgaaaaacaaaattatttatggaaGCGGTTATTAATACaagagaaaaatttatacacggttgtaagatatttatttcaacataaaattaaaatgttcaattttgttaaCTATGAACATTTCCAAGATTCATTTCAACAATATTGGAGCTCAAATATTGATCTTCAAACTGGATTCGAATTAtg tattcaaaCAATTACGAAGCTTTTAGAATTTATCGATATTAAATTCGATTCTGTTAATCCAAATATTGTATGGGCACGATTGAAATCATTTATCTTgtcattaaatgaaattttggcatattttgatgatattttaaataaagctattg aGAATGAAAAAGTTGATATGTCTGAtattttccatgaaaatttaccaaaaacacAAGCAGTTTTTACCtcattaattgtaaatttaccTGTGATAATTAACGATTTTGGTAAATCACTAAtcgattttgatccaaat ACAGAagaaatcgatatttttatgCAACAAATACCTGGATGGCCATGTTCAAAAATAAGTTTAgcagatttatttaaattggaaaatcaATCAGCAACAGTTATTCGTGAATTTGAAGTATCAGTCTGTGataacacaattttaaatgaaattaaaaatagtaaaatcttttcaaaaattttaaaaatg tggaaaatttttgatcatCATAACGTTCTAACCGATTGGCGAAAAGTATCAGAATTATTTCATGATATTATAATGAAAAcggaagaaattaaaaatggtcCTAAAGTTAAATTATTCACGGATATTccagaatttgatgaaaataaaattgtaactgTTTGGAATTCCACATCAATAAAATACCATAATTTACATCCAGATATGGAATTTTATcg aaaaaatttacaaattttggatGCAATGTTTAATAAAGCACCAAAACCAACAATACCATTAagcgaaattgaaaataattatgttacttGTACCGATGCTATCGAAGAGGGCAATCCGACTGATGAAAATTGTGATGAAACTTTatataatgatattaaaaataatttaccaatgaatttattaagatttttccCAACTGTGATAGTACAAGTAAATAATTACCTAAGCACGTATTTAGAAGAATTatcaa CGAATAATGCCACAATCTTGCAAGTAATGGGTTTTACAAGAACCTCAGGTCCACAATTATTTTACGAGTATTTAACAgattatattctaatttttgtacactcatttcAACAACCTGCCTACCAAAATATA tttaaacgATCTCAATCAATaagttgtaagaaaatttttaaatatttaacgatACCTGAAGGCAATCCACTTACAATGAATGATATTTATCGATTGGGAAATTATTCctgtttaaattttctacatgTTGAAGTTATGgaagaaaatttgatattattagcGGGTCAAGTTCCA caAATACTTTACTATGAAACATATGATACTTACAATAGAACATACGAAGATGTTGCCGATagtgtgataaaaattaatgatttggCAAAAAACCTACAGGAAAATAATATGGTGCAACAAACACTATTTGTTCCAGAATGGacggaaaaattaaaaaatgccggttattacatattaaatgatgttag TTATTCAACCGATTCTTCTGTCATGAATATATTGAACTATTATTATCAAAACACAACCTGGTTTGAGTATTTAATAACTGTAGTTGATTCCatgcaaaaattatcaaattcaattcaatctgaaatagaaaatgaaaattcaacatCATTAGAAGTGACTTCCACGATTGCAGCTGATAGAAATCAAATTAATAGTTTTCGAGTACTTggatataatttacaaacattcaTCATTGAACAATTTATATTACGTGATGATTGTAATGTAACTAATAAtcaaaaacagaataaaatctttttaaatgaatcaaaattaatttgttcattTGATTTAAGTGGTATTCGCAAAGATTTAGGATATTATTATGGG aatgaaacaaaattatacttgaatgattttataatagaaaCAGCATTTCAAGATATAATTCGAACAATCATCCACCTTGTGAAAGATGGTGAAAATTCAAAACTATATTTGTCAAGTTTAGCATTATGGCAAAAagtattatacaaattaatacCAGATATGGACAAAATTCAAACAGAAAAATTTGCATCCTATTTATACGATACTTATAAAACACATAACATAtctgataaattattaaaatcaatcgatgACAATCATCAATTATATGTATCAACGTTAAATGGTTTTAAAGGCGATATGCATTTCGAAGAACCAAATATCAATACAAAATCAGCAGTCGAATTAAAAAAGAGTGATTTTGAGAAACATGTAGTTCAATTACAAGAATCTTTACTATTCATATTAAAGAATCCAAAATTGTTATCATTCTTTAATACAAGCATCACTACTGATAATTTTGGTAATGAAACGCAAGCTGTTGACAAAGGAATTGAAATTTTCCATTCAGTTAcacaacaaattaattatttattggatttGAGTGTCTATATACACAAAGATGACGA ggaATGTAAATGGTGCCGTATTGCAACAACAATTACCAAAGAAGCCACATATCAAATATCACATTTTCGACGTTATGTGATGTTAGTATGCCAACTAAAAGATATTCAATTTAACGATTTATATAACATGTtactaaatgaatttaaatggaaagatataccaaaaaaattagctgatcaaaaaacacaatacaattttgttgattttacaACAGCAATACGTGATTTCTTTGCAACAACTAGTGTACAAATAACATTAGCACAAAGTACTGGACTATTTGATCAACTTACAGAATGTGCCAAAGATTTAGGGAATACAGCAagtgttaaaaatatgaaaatctattttaaattatttatggatgttttgaaatttatggGTTCATCTAGTGAACATATTAATGAGTTAATGTCATTAGAGAAAAAGATAACACCAATGTTTACTTATTTACAAGATAAAATTCAAGTTGTGCAGCCAATGAACGTGATTGTAATCGATACATACCCGAAACGAATTAAAGAAAATGGATATTCTGATGctgatattacaaaaattttaaacactaaCGTTTACGTGAATCGTTTATTGGATGTTAATGAAACCCAAAATACCGGCGAATACGAAAAACTATTAAAAGCTGATACAATTATTCCATATAAAATTGGAAATCATTCTGATTATCGTCAAGTAATGATCGAAGAAATTAATTGGAAATTAATCGATCAACAATTATCTAAATGGCAACATGATCGTATATGGAATTTTGAATGGCTTTCagatattttagataaatttgatgaaatatttgaaaatg ATTGA